In a single window of the Fundulus heteroclitus isolate FHET01 unplaced genomic scaffold, MU-UCD_Fhet_4.1 scaffold_118, whole genome shotgun sequence genome:
- the LOC118556087 gene encoding PR domain zinc finger protein 1-like isoform X1 → MKLESALPDMSAWREVDFALSCTYIVPDQASDPSFCLPKAMTSIPRNLTFHYSTDNQVTGVFSKEYIPQGTRFGPLQGDLYTKDSVPKEANRKYFWRIYSGGQLQHFIDGYDVHKSNWMRYVNPARCLAEQNLVACQNGRDVFFYTIRPVEPKQELLVWYSQEFAQRLCSQQEDLRHDQHAKQHLPQQTFPQDRTKEEVREQEDSEEKIDVEMLERDTPPDTPDEQIVDFSRKMEKEEDPEGRTVIPSPQPDPRDTPLGLNHPYLSDQHPSFPAAHRGLPLHLHGLYSHREGLVSSYPLYSHSRHLQPPYQFLPPYAPHYPRLVLPSYSPPFPAVIPSRGPLRYGSYLGADGVPYPPVAPPNLLPVSLPYAPSSQGGLKELIPNVSPPRGAPATPELSPLAKPDSHHPTEEQSPSSCEEAINLSLTVNKSATAPRNGPGHKSLPYPLKKQNGKIKYECNICSKTFGQLSNLKVHLRVHSGERPFQCNLCKKSFTQLAHLQKHHLVHTGEKPHECQVCHKRFSSTSNLKTHLRLHSGEKPYQCKLCNTKFTQYIHLKLHRRLHSSRDRPYRCALCSQTFFHRFSLFIHQRTCCLANPAAPLHAHVKETLERFDASQEADTLTETASASQLGEAVELWLARTLEGEGKEDQKEATVLLQVLTAAINAPAAQSAVPLSHHSPASGFQERASVVHLHKRPTVKMEGQ, encoded by the exons ATGAAGCTGGAGAGCGCCCTGCCGGACATGAGCGCCTGGAGGGAGGTGGACTTTGCTCTCAGCTGCACCTACATCGTTCCTGACCAGGCGTCAGACCCCAGCTTCTGCCTGCCCAAAGCCATGACCTCCATCCCACGCAACCTCACCTTCCACTACAGCACCGACAACCAG GTGACAGGTGTGTTCAGCAAGGAGTACATTCCTCAGGGCACTCGCTTCGGCCCCCTGCAGGGAGACCTCTACACCAAAGACAGCGTCCCCAAAGAGGCCAACAGGAAGTACTTCTGGAGG ATTTACAGCGGCGGCCAGCTTCAACACTTCATCGATGGCTACGATGTCCACAAGAGCAACTGGATGCGTTACGTGAACCCGGCGCGCTGCCTGGCCGAGCAGAACCTGGTGGCCTGCCAGAACGGCCGGGACGTCTTCTTCTACACCATCCGGCCGGTGGAGCCCAAGCAGGAGCTGCTGGTGTGGTACAGCCAGGAGTTCGCCCAGAGGCTGTGCAGCCAGCAGGAGGACCTCCGACACG ACCAGCATGCCAAACAGCATCTACCTCAGCAGACGTTTCCTCAGGACAGGACAAAGGAGGAGGTGAGGGAGCAGGAAGACAGCGAGGAGAAGATTGACGTGGAGATGTTGGAGCGAGACACTCCTCCTGACACGCCTGACGAGCAAATAGTGGACTTCAGCAGAAAGATGGAGAAGGAGGAAGACCCAGAGGGCCGGACCGTCATTCCCTCCCCCCAGCCTGACCCCAGGGACACCCCCCTGGGCCTGAATCACCCCTACCTGTCAGATCAGCACCCTTCTTTCCCAGCCGCACACAGAGGCCTCCCCCTTCACCTCCATGGCCTCTACAGCCACAGGGAGGGCCTCGTCTCCTCCTACCCGCTCTACTCCCACTCACGACATCTCCAGCCGCCTTACCAGTTCCTTCCTCCCTACGCGCCTCACTATCCCCGCCTCGTCCTCCCGTCCTACTCCCCCCCCTTCCCCGCCGTCATTCCTTCACGAGGACCCCTCCGATACGGCAGCTACCTGGGGGCCGACGGAGTCCCGTACCCCCCTGTCGCTCCACCCAACCTGCTGCCGGTGTCCCTCCCTTACGCTCCGTCGTCTCAGGGAGGCCTCAAAGAATTGATCCCAAACGTTTCACCTCCCAGAGGCGCTCCAGCCACCCCAGAGCTCTCTCCTCTCGCCAAGCCTGACAGCCACCATCCCACTGAGGAGCAGTCTCCCTCCAGCTGTGAGGAGGCCATCAATCTCAGCCTGACCGTCAACAAGAGCGCCACAGCACCAAGGAATGGACCTGGACACAAATCCCTGCCTTACCCTCTGAAGAAGCAGAATGGAAAGATTAAGTACGAATGTAACATCTGCTCCAAGACCTTCGGACAGCTCTCAAACCTGAAG GTCCATCTGCGAGTGCACAGCGGTGAGAGGCCCTTCCAATGCAACCTGTGTAAGAAGAGCTTCACGCAGCTGGCCCACCTGCAGAAACATCACCTGGTCCACACCGGCGAGAAGCCCCATGAATGTCAG GTGTGCCACAAACGCTTCAGCAGCACCAGCAACCTGAAGACGCACCTGCGGCTGCACTCAGGGGAGAAACCTTACCAGTGCAAACTGTGCAACACCAAGTTCACCCAGTACATCCACCTGAAGCTGCACCGCCGCCTCCACAGCAGCCGCGACCGGCCCTACCGCTGCGCGCTCTGCTCCCAGACCTTCTTCCACCGCTTCAGCCTCTTCATCCACCAGCGCACCTGCTGCCTGGCCAACCCCGCCGCGCCGCTCCACGCGCACGTCAAGGAGACGCTGGAGCGCTTCGACGCCAGCCAGGAGGCCGACACGCTGACAGAAACAGCCTCCGCCTCTCAGCTAGGCGAAGCTGTGGAGCTGTGGCTGGCCCGTACGCTGGAGGGAGAGGGCAAGGAGGACCAGAAGGAGGCTACGGTTCTGCTCCAGGTTCTGACAGCTGCCATCAACGCACCGGCGGCCCAGTCCGCCGTGCCGCTCTCACACCACAGCCCTGCTTCAGGCTTCCAGGAGAGGGCCAGCGTGGTTCACCTCCACAAACGACCAACAGTGAAGATGGAGGGACAGTGA
- the LOC118556087 gene encoding PR domain zinc finger protein 1-like isoform X2, whose protein sequence is MAEIYSGGQLQHFIDGYDVHKSNWMRYVNPARCLAEQNLVACQNGRDVFFYTIRPVEPKQELLVWYSQEFAQRLCSQQEDLRHDQHAKQHLPQQTFPQDRTKEEVREQEDSEEKIDVEMLERDTPPDTPDEQIVDFSRKMEKEEDPEGRTVIPSPQPDPRDTPLGLNHPYLSDQHPSFPAAHRGLPLHLHGLYSHREGLVSSYPLYSHSRHLQPPYQFLPPYAPHYPRLVLPSYSPPFPAVIPSRGPLRYGSYLGADGVPYPPVAPPNLLPVSLPYAPSSQGGLKELIPNVSPPRGAPATPELSPLAKPDSHHPTEEQSPSSCEEAINLSLTVNKSATAPRNGPGHKSLPYPLKKQNGKIKYECNICSKTFGQLSNLKVHLRVHSGERPFQCNLCKKSFTQLAHLQKHHLVHTGEKPHECQVCHKRFSSTSNLKTHLRLHSGEKPYQCKLCNTKFTQYIHLKLHRRLHSSRDRPYRCALCSQTFFHRFSLFIHQRTCCLANPAAPLHAHVKETLERFDASQEADTLTETASASQLGEAVELWLARTLEGEGKEDQKEATVLLQVLTAAINAPAAQSAVPLSHHSPASGFQERASVVHLHKRPTVKMEGQ, encoded by the exons ATGGCAGAG ATTTACAGCGGCGGCCAGCTTCAACACTTCATCGATGGCTACGATGTCCACAAGAGCAACTGGATGCGTTACGTGAACCCGGCGCGCTGCCTGGCCGAGCAGAACCTGGTGGCCTGCCAGAACGGCCGGGACGTCTTCTTCTACACCATCCGGCCGGTGGAGCCCAAGCAGGAGCTGCTGGTGTGGTACAGCCAGGAGTTCGCCCAGAGGCTGTGCAGCCAGCAGGAGGACCTCCGACACG ACCAGCATGCCAAACAGCATCTACCTCAGCAGACGTTTCCTCAGGACAGGACAAAGGAGGAGGTGAGGGAGCAGGAAGACAGCGAGGAGAAGATTGACGTGGAGATGTTGGAGCGAGACACTCCTCCTGACACGCCTGACGAGCAAATAGTGGACTTCAGCAGAAAGATGGAGAAGGAGGAAGACCCAGAGGGCCGGACCGTCATTCCCTCCCCCCAGCCTGACCCCAGGGACACCCCCCTGGGCCTGAATCACCCCTACCTGTCAGATCAGCACCCTTCTTTCCCAGCCGCACACAGAGGCCTCCCCCTTCACCTCCATGGCCTCTACAGCCACAGGGAGGGCCTCGTCTCCTCCTACCCGCTCTACTCCCACTCACGACATCTCCAGCCGCCTTACCAGTTCCTTCCTCCCTACGCGCCTCACTATCCCCGCCTCGTCCTCCCGTCCTACTCCCCCCCCTTCCCCGCCGTCATTCCTTCACGAGGACCCCTCCGATACGGCAGCTACCTGGGGGCCGACGGAGTCCCGTACCCCCCTGTCGCTCCACCCAACCTGCTGCCGGTGTCCCTCCCTTACGCTCCGTCGTCTCAGGGAGGCCTCAAAGAATTGATCCCAAACGTTTCACCTCCCAGAGGCGCTCCAGCCACCCCAGAGCTCTCTCCTCTCGCCAAGCCTGACAGCCACCATCCCACTGAGGAGCAGTCTCCCTCCAGCTGTGAGGAGGCCATCAATCTCAGCCTGACCGTCAACAAGAGCGCCACAGCACCAAGGAATGGACCTGGACACAAATCCCTGCCTTACCCTCTGAAGAAGCAGAATGGAAAGATTAAGTACGAATGTAACATCTGCTCCAAGACCTTCGGACAGCTCTCAAACCTGAAG GTCCATCTGCGAGTGCACAGCGGTGAGAGGCCCTTCCAATGCAACCTGTGTAAGAAGAGCTTCACGCAGCTGGCCCACCTGCAGAAACATCACCTGGTCCACACCGGCGAGAAGCCCCATGAATGTCAG GTGTGCCACAAACGCTTCAGCAGCACCAGCAACCTGAAGACGCACCTGCGGCTGCACTCAGGGGAGAAACCTTACCAGTGCAAACTGTGCAACACCAAGTTCACCCAGTACATCCACCTGAAGCTGCACCGCCGCCTCCACAGCAGCCGCGACCGGCCCTACCGCTGCGCGCTCTGCTCCCAGACCTTCTTCCACCGCTTCAGCCTCTTCATCCACCAGCGCACCTGCTGCCTGGCCAACCCCGCCGCGCCGCTCCACGCGCACGTCAAGGAGACGCTGGAGCGCTTCGACGCCAGCCAGGAGGCCGACACGCTGACAGAAACAGCCTCCGCCTCTCAGCTAGGCGAAGCTGTGGAGCTGTGGCTGGCCCGTACGCTGGAGGGAGAGGGCAAGGAGGACCAGAAGGAGGCTACGGTTCTGCTCCAGGTTCTGACAGCTGCCATCAACGCACCGGCGGCCCAGTCCGCCGTGCCGCTCTCACACCACAGCCCTGCTTCAGGCTTCCAGGAGAGGGCCAGCGTGGTTCACCTCCACAAACGACCAACAGTGAAGATGGAGGGACAGTGA
- the LOC105917379 gene encoding prolyl endopeptidase, with protein sequence MAFKYPAARRDPAKVDDYHGTKVSDPYAWLEDPDSPETTAFVEQQNQLTMPYLENCSVRARFQQRLTELYDYPKYSCPYKRGSRYFYFHNKGLQNQDVLYVQDSLDAAASVFFDPNTLSEDGTVALKMGRLSEECEYFAYGLSSSGSDWVTLRFLKADGLTELPDVLERVKFSCLAWTHDARGVFYNCYPRQEGKADGTETTANMNQKLYYHVIGTKQSEDVLVAEFPDQPRWHSSVTISDDGRYAVLSITEGCKPVNQLWYCDLQELPDGIKGLLPWVKLVDNFEAQYSYVTNEGSVFTFRTNLDAPRYRVINIDIQNPDRQNWTTLIPQHEKDVLGFVSCVHQCHLLVNYVHDVKDVLQLFHLPSGRRLRDLPLDVGTIAGVSCKKKHSEFFYKFCSFTTPGIIYHCDLSHSSPEPRIFREVEVKGINQEDFQTSQVFYPSKDGTRIPMFLVHAKNLKKDGTNPVFLYGYGGFEASIQPYYNVAYLLFVRHLGGILAVANIRGGGEYGLTWHKAGTLENKQNCFDDFQSAAEFLIQERYTTASRVAINGGSNGGLLVAACMIQRPELFGCVVAEVGVLDMLRFHKFTIGHAWTTDYGCSDDPAQFHWLIKYSPLHNLPEPPYRGPPYPAVLLLTADHDDRVVPLHTLKFCAALQHGVGSSPQQRQPLMVRVDTRSGHGAGKPTAKAILEDTHVFAFIAQTLGLSWAD encoded by the exons ATGGCCTTCAAGTACCCCGCAGCCCGGAGAGATCCCGCCAAG GTGGATGATTATCACGGAACCAAGGTGTCGGACCCGTACGCCTGGCTGGAGGACCCGGACAGCCCAGAGACCACG GCCTTCGtggagcagcagaaccagctgaccaTGCCGTACCTGGAGAACTGCAGCGTCCGGGCCCGCTTCCAGCAGCGCCTCACCGAGCTCTACGATTATCCCAAATACAGCTGCCCCTACAAACGAGGAAGCAG GTACTTCTACTTCCACAACAAAGGCCTCCAGAACCAGGACGTGCTGTACGTGCAGGACTCCCTGGATGCTGCGGCCTCCGTCTTCTTTGACCCCAACACGCTGTCTGAAGACGGAACCGTGGCTCTGAAGA TGGGCCGGCTGTCCGAGGAATGCGAATACTTTGCCTACGGCCTGAGCAGCAGCGGGTCCGATTGGGTCACCCTGCGCTTCCTGAAGGCCGACGGCCTGACGGAGCTGCCCGACGTTCTGGAACGGGTCAAATTCAGCTGCCTGGCCTGGACCCATGATGCCAGGGGCGTCTTCTACAACTGCTACCCCCGTCAGGAAGGAAAGGCCGACG GCACAGAGACCACGGCCAACATGAACCAGAAGCTCTACTACCATGTGATCGGAACCAAGCAGTCCGAAGACGTTCTGGTGGCGGAGTTCCCGGATCAGCCCAGATGGCACAGCTCGGTTACC ATCTCGGATGACGGCCGGTACGCGGTTCTGTCCATCACTGAGGGCTGTAAGCCCGTCAACCAGCTGTGGTACTGCGACCTGCAGGAGCTGCCGGACGGGATCAAAG GGCTGCTGCCGTGGGTCAAGCTGGTGGACAACTTCGAGGCCCAGTACTCGTACGTCACCAACGAAGGGAGCGTGTTCACCTTCCGCACCAACCTGGACGCCCCTCGGTACCGCGTCATCAACATCGACATCCAGAACCCGGACAGGCAGAACTGGACCACGCTGATCCCGCAGCATGAGAAAGACGTCCTGG GCTTCGTCTCCTGCGTCCACCAGTGCCACCTGCTGGTCAACTACGTCCACGACGTGAAGGACGTCCTGCAGCTCTTCCACCTGCCCAGCGGACGCCGCCTCAGGGATCTGCCTCTGGACGTCGGCACCATCGCCGGCGTCAGCTGCAAGAAGAAGCACTCCGAGTTCTTCTACAAGTTCTGCTCCTTCACCACTCCAG GGATCATCTACCACTGTGACCTGAGCCACTCCAGCCCGGAGCCACGCATCTTCAGGGAGGTGGAGGTCAAGGGCATCAACCAGGAGGACTTCCAGACCAGCCAG GTTTTCTACCCCAGTAAGGACGGAACCAGGATCCCCATGTTCTTGGTCCACGCCAAGAACCTGAAGAAGGACGGAACCAATCCGGTGTTCCTGTACGGGTACGGAGGCTTCGAGGCCTCCATCCAGCCCTACTACAA TGTGGCCTACCTGCTGTTTGTGAGACACCTGGGGGGAATCCTGGCCGTGGCCAACATCAGAGGAGGCGGAGAGTACGGGCTCACCTGGCACAAAG CCGGAACCTTGGAGAACAAGCAGAACTGCTTCGACGACTTCCAGAGCGCGGCCGAGTTCCTGATCCAGGAGCGCTACACCACGGCCAGCCGGGTCGCCATCAACGGAGGTTCTAACGGCGGCCTGCTAGTCG CGGCGTGCATGATCCAGCGGCCGGAGCTGTTCGGCTGCGTGGTGGCCGAGGTGGGGGTTCTGGACATGCTCAGGTTCCACAAGTTCACCATCGGCCACGCCTGGACCACCGACTACGGCTGCTCCGACGACCCGGCCCAGTTCCACTGGCTCATCAA GTACTCTCCTCTCCACAACCTGCCTGAGCCGCCGTACCGCGGCCCCCCGTACCCGGCGGTGCTGCTGCTGACGGCGGACCACGACGACCGCGTGGTGCCGCTGCACACGCTGAAGTTCTGCGCCGCCCTGCAGCACGGCGTGGGCAGCAGCCCGCAGCAGCGGCAGCCGCTGATGGTACGCGTGGACACCCGCAGCGGGCACGGCGCCGGCAAGCCCACCGCCAAGGCCATCCTGGAGGACACCCACGTCTTCGCCTTCATCGCCCAGACGCTGGGACTCAGCTGGGCCGACTGA
- the LOC118558271 gene encoding uncharacterized protein LOC118558271 isoform X2, translating into MPDVKAGGRTEVEVLLGMDTESPLLSFIKSSLPKMRDHEPLLQRLQDLGVEDLEDLSYLQESDPLSVLRPIEVRKLLSLLKKTSQQDVLGTPPSNQQFSRASTSTSPVTQSDEMHLSGGYSLETTSSPQSTRSSSKIPSEIIRKLETGNRPTKRNSTLAAENFMLSVDQTIVNGHIRIFSDALMLMFGSYYCMNISYPAAQASTLEFLQRCLFKINPDKGSKVERNATKRKLAVSPKVLILITRIADCEWRE; encoded by the exons ATGCCCGATGTCAAGGCTGGAGGAAGGACGGAGGTAGAAG TCCTCCTAGGCATGGATACAGAGAGCCCACTTCTGTCTTTCATCAAATCAAGTCTTCCTAAAATGAGAGACCATGAGCCTTTGTTGCAGCGTCTGCAAGATTTAGGAGTTGAGGACCTGGAAGACCTGAGCTACCTGCAGGAGAGTGACCCCCTTTCTGTCCTGAGACCAATTGAAGTCAGAAAGCTTCTGTCACTGCTCAAAAAGACAA GCCAACAAGATGTCTTGGGCACTCCTCCGAGCAACCAACAGTTCAGCAGAGCCAGTACCAGTACAAGTCCAGTAACACAGTCTGACGAGATGCACCTTTCTG GTGGTTACAGCTTAGAAACTACAAGTTCACCGCAGTCAACACGTAGTTCAAGT AAAATTCCATCTGAGATCATCAGAAAGCTGGAAACGGGAAACCGGCCAACAAAAA GAAACTCAACTTTGGCAGCGGAGAATTTCATGCTGTCTGTGGACCAGACCATTGTGAATGGCCACATCAGAATCTTCAGTGATGCTCTTATGCTGATGTTTGGTTCGTACTACTGTATGAACATATCTTACCCAGCAGCCCAGGCATCAACTTTGGAGTTCTTACAGAG GTGCCTCTTCAAGATAAATCCAGACAAGGGATCAAAAGTGGAGCGGAACGCCACCAAAAGAAAACTTGCAGTCAGTCCAAAGGTTCTCATACTGATCACCAGAATTGCAGACTGCGAGTGGAGGGAATAA
- the LOC118558271 gene encoding uncharacterized protein LOC118558271 isoform X1 has protein sequence MPDVKAGGRTEVEVLLGMDTESPLLSFIKSSLPKMRDHEPLLQRLQDLGVEDLEDLSYLQESDPLSVLRPIEVRKLLSLLKKTSQQDVLGTPPSNQQFSRASTSTSPVTQSDEMHLSGGYSLETTSSPQSTRSSSVGITPRRKSDNSWHFKFQIPWQKIPSEIIRKLETGNRPTKRNSTLAAENFMLSVDQTIVNGHIRIFSDALMLMFGSYYCMNISYPAAQASTLEFLQRCLFKINPDKGSKVERNATKRKLAVSPKVLILITRIADCEWRE, from the exons ATGCCCGATGTCAAGGCTGGAGGAAGGACGGAGGTAGAAG TCCTCCTAGGCATGGATACAGAGAGCCCACTTCTGTCTTTCATCAAATCAAGTCTTCCTAAAATGAGAGACCATGAGCCTTTGTTGCAGCGTCTGCAAGATTTAGGAGTTGAGGACCTGGAAGACCTGAGCTACCTGCAGGAGAGTGACCCCCTTTCTGTCCTGAGACCAATTGAAGTCAGAAAGCTTCTGTCACTGCTCAAAAAGACAA GCCAACAAGATGTCTTGGGCACTCCTCCGAGCAACCAACAGTTCAGCAGAGCCAGTACCAGTACAAGTCCAGTAACACAGTCTGACGAGATGCACCTTTCTG GTGGTTACAGCTTAGAAACTACAAGTTCACCGCAGTCAACACGTAGTTCAAGTGTGGGTATCACACCTCGTCGAAAGTCTGATAACAGCTggcattttaaatttcaaattccTTGGCAGAAAATTCCATCTGAGATCATCAGAAAGCTGGAAACGGGAAACCGGCCAACAAAAA GAAACTCAACTTTGGCAGCGGAGAATTTCATGCTGTCTGTGGACCAGACCATTGTGAATGGCCACATCAGAATCTTCAGTGATGCTCTTATGCTGATGTTTGGTTCGTACTACTGTATGAACATATCTTACCCAGCAGCCCAGGCATCAACTTTGGAGTTCTTACAGAG GTGCCTCTTCAAGATAAATCCAGACAAGGGATCAAAAGTGGAGCGGAACGCCACCAAAAGAAAACTTGCAGTCAGTCCAAAGGTTCTCATACTGATCACCAGAATTGCAGACTGCGAGTGGAGGGAATAA